One Nocardioides aromaticivorans genomic window carries:
- a CDS encoding MFS transporter: MSISAEATKQGFWRRLVPPTPMSRRLATQSILFSTGEGAFNTGSAVFLTQVVGMSASKVGLALTIVNVAEFLMAYPAGRLVDRLGPKRVWAATTWGRAACFAALPFVGSFGEYVAVGMFFALFGSAGHSSYQAYVVDVLPPKERVETQAYLYSSLNLGFTLGAIIGGIALATDSLEVIRWSPLFAAVLMGFNGFWIARLPAAPHDLRVASGEARVRPTGPGPLRNPGWILVTFCLGVLWTNQTLLNVVIPLWLVEATDAPHVLLAWLFGTNTVLCIFLPAYTSKGVKDLRDAMRYVWISTAFFVVSCLITLVTHSTVGLVTVLLVWLGHVTVTGAELFISGASWSFQAELMDPKRRGEYQGVADVSRAMGSMWAPALFTFLAMQWGEEGWLVIAAIVTAATVLTGPSLGLAVRFRDQHFPVSPEPETQPAAP, from the coding sequence ATGAGCATCTCGGCCGAAGCGACGAAGCAGGGGTTCTGGCGGCGCCTGGTCCCACCGACCCCGATGTCGCGGCGCCTCGCCACGCAGTCGATCCTCTTCTCGACGGGCGAGGGCGCGTTCAACACCGGCAGCGCGGTCTTCCTCACCCAGGTCGTCGGGATGTCGGCGAGCAAGGTCGGTCTCGCGCTGACGATCGTCAACGTCGCCGAGTTCCTCATGGCCTACCCCGCCGGCCGGCTGGTCGACCGGCTCGGCCCGAAGCGGGTCTGGGCCGCGACGACCTGGGGCCGCGCGGCCTGCTTCGCGGCACTGCCCTTCGTCGGCTCCTTCGGTGAGTACGTCGCGGTCGGCATGTTCTTCGCGCTGTTCGGCTCGGCCGGGCACTCCAGCTACCAGGCCTACGTGGTCGACGTGCTCCCGCCGAAGGAGCGCGTCGAGACCCAGGCCTACCTCTACTCCTCGCTCAACCTCGGCTTCACCCTGGGCGCGATCATCGGTGGCATCGCGCTGGCGACCGACAGCCTCGAGGTGATCCGCTGGTCGCCGCTCTTCGCGGCGGTGCTGATGGGCTTCAACGGGTTCTGGATCGCGCGCCTGCCGGCGGCTCCGCACGACCTGCGCGTCGCGAGCGGCGAGGCGCGGGTGCGGCCGACGGGTCCCGGCCCGCTGCGCAACCCGGGCTGGATCCTGGTGACCTTCTGCCTCGGCGTCCTGTGGACCAACCAGACTCTGCTCAACGTGGTGATCCCGCTGTGGCTGGTCGAGGCGACGGACGCACCGCACGTGCTGCTGGCCTGGCTGTTCGGGACCAACACGGTGCTGTGCATCTTCCTGCCGGCGTACACGTCGAAGGGGGTGAAGGACCTGCGCGACGCGATGCGCTACGTCTGGATCTCGACCGCCTTCTTCGTCGTGTCCTGCCTGATCACGCTGGTCACCCACTCGACCGTCGGCCTGGTCACCGTGCTGCTGGTGTGGCTCGGCCACGTGACGGTGACCGGCGCCGAGCTGTTCATCTCCGGCGCGAGCTGGTCCTTCCAGGCCGAGCTGATGGACCCGAAGCGGCGCGGGGAGTACCAGGGCGTCGCCGACGTCAGCCGTGCGATGGGCTCGATGTGGGCGCCTGCGCTGTTCACCTTCCTCGCGATGCAGTGGGGCGAGGAGGGCTGGCTGGTGATCGCCGCGATCGTCACCGCCGCCACCGTGCTGACCGGTCCGTCGCTCGGGCTGGCCGTGCGCTTCCGCGACCAGCACTTCCCGGTCAGTCCGGAGCCGGAGACCCAGCCAGCAGCTCCCTGA
- a CDS encoding AMP-binding protein, with amino-acid sequence MDFWVPGGSPADVAAQARAWLGGPGDVPLLIATSGSTGTPKRVVLPRDAVLASVRASAARLGASGPWVLALPPSYVAGVQVVLRSLVAGHEPTLLERDGWPAGEGWFTSLVPTQLTRMLSSPADVAALRRAHTVLLGGGPIGATLRARAEEAGVHVVATYGSAETAGGCVYDGVPLDGVAVALGAGGRVRIAGPTLFSGYDGQPDLTREVLVDGWFLTSDAGRFDEDGRLALIGRLDDVIVTGGLNVPGPAVAERLRAHPAIGEVEVLGVPDDEWGNRVVAFVVPGSPVAEEVDQRPSRDPRPSVDELRDWVAGAHPRAWAPRQWVVLDAIPLLPNGKPDRQALRALALEDTAS; translated from the coding sequence GTGGATTTCTGGGTCCCCGGCGGTTCTCCCGCCGATGTCGCCGCTCAGGCGCGCGCCTGGCTGGGTGGACCCGGCGACGTCCCGCTTCTCATCGCGACCTCGGGGTCCACGGGGACGCCGAAGCGGGTCGTGCTGCCACGCGACGCCGTGCTCGCCTCGGTCCGCGCCTCGGCGGCCCGGCTGGGCGCGAGCGGACCGTGGGTGCTGGCCCTGCCTCCGTCGTACGTCGCCGGGGTGCAGGTCGTGCTCCGCTCGCTCGTCGCCGGCCACGAGCCGACCCTGCTCGAGCGGGACGGGTGGCCGGCCGGCGAGGGCTGGTTCACCTCGCTGGTCCCGACCCAGCTGACCCGGATGCTCTCGTCGCCGGCGGACGTCGCGGCGCTGCGCCGCGCGCACACGGTGCTGCTCGGCGGCGGCCCGATCGGCGCCACGCTGCGCGCGCGGGCGGAGGAGGCCGGGGTGCACGTGGTCGCGACCTACGGCTCGGCCGAGACCGCCGGAGGGTGCGTGTACGACGGCGTCCCGCTCGACGGCGTCGCGGTCGCCCTCGGCGCCGGTGGCCGGGTGCGGATCGCCGGGCCCACCCTGTTCTCCGGGTACGACGGCCAGCCGGACCTGACCCGCGAGGTGCTCGTCGACGGGTGGTTCCTGACGTCCGACGCCGGCCGCTTCGACGAGGACGGCCGGCTGGCGCTGATCGGCCGGCTGGACGACGTGATCGTGACCGGCGGGCTGAACGTGCCGGGACCGGCGGTGGCGGAGCGGCTGCGCGCGCACCCGGCGATCGGGGAGGTCGAGGTGCTCGGCGTACCGGACGACGAGTGGGGCAACCGCGTCGTCGCCTTCGTCGTCCCCGGGTCCCCGGTGGCCGAGGAGGTCGACCAGCGACCGTCACGAGACCCCCGGCCGTCCGTCGACGAGCTCCGCGACTGGGTCGCCGGCGCCCACCCGCGGGCCTGGGCGCCGCGCCAGTGGGTGGTGCTCGACGCGATCCCGCTGCTGCCCAACGGCAAGCCCGACCGGCAGGCCCTCCGGGCGCTCGCCCTCGAGGACACCGCGTCGTGA
- a CDS encoding o-succinylbenzoate synthase codes for MRTRFRGITVREVALLRGPAGWGEWSPFLEYPPDVAEPWLRCAEEAMAGDWPAPLRSSVPVNVTVPAVGPERAHEIVLAGGCRTAKVKVAEPGQTTADDEARVEAVRDALGPGGHVRVDANGGWSVDEAVAAIGRLDRAAGGLEYVEQPVASVEDLARVRRRVDVPIAADESIRRAEDPYRVRDLEAADIAVLKVQPLGGVRACLEIAERIGLPVVVSSALETSVGIAAGVALAAALPSLPHACGLATVQLLTADVVSEPLLPVDGALPVRRPAVDVHKVAGVGAAPDRVAHWEARLAAVRALREDRRP; via the coding sequence ATGCGCACTCGCTTCCGCGGCATCACCGTGCGGGAGGTCGCGCTGCTGCGCGGTCCCGCGGGCTGGGGGGAGTGGAGCCCGTTCCTGGAGTACCCCCCGGACGTCGCCGAGCCGTGGCTGCGCTGCGCCGAGGAGGCGATGGCGGGCGACTGGCCGGCGCCACTGCGCTCGTCGGTCCCGGTCAACGTCACCGTGCCCGCGGTCGGGCCCGAGCGCGCGCACGAGATCGTGCTCGCCGGCGGCTGCCGCACCGCGAAGGTGAAGGTCGCCGAGCCGGGCCAGACCACCGCCGACGACGAGGCGCGCGTCGAGGCCGTGCGCGACGCCCTCGGCCCCGGCGGCCACGTGCGCGTCGACGCCAACGGCGGCTGGTCCGTCGACGAAGCGGTCGCCGCGATCGGCCGGCTGGACCGTGCCGCCGGCGGCCTGGAGTACGTCGAGCAGCCGGTCGCCTCCGTCGAGGACCTCGCCCGCGTCCGCCGCCGCGTCGACGTGCCGATCGCCGCGGACGAGTCGATCCGCCGGGCCGAGGACCCCTACCGCGTGCGGGACCTCGAGGCCGCCGACATCGCGGTGCTCAAGGTCCAGCCCCTCGGCGGGGTGCGCGCCTGCCTGGAGATCGCCGAGCGGATCGGGCTCCCCGTCGTCGTGTCCTCTGCGCTGGAGACCTCGGTCGGGATCGCGGCGGGGGTCGCGCTCGCCGCCGCCCTGCCGTCGCTGCCGCACGCGTGCGGGCTGGCCACGGTCCAGCTGCTCACCGCGGACGTCGTGTCCGAGCCGCTCCTGCCCGTGGACGGGGCGCTGCCGGTACGACGGCCCGCGGTCGACGTACACAAGGTGGCGGGGGTGGGCGCGGCGCCGGATCGGGTCGCGCACTGGGAGGCCCGGCTCGCCGCCGTGCGGGCGTTGCGGGAGGATCGTCGGCCATGA
- the menD gene encoding 2-succinyl-5-enolpyruvyl-6-hydroxy-3-cyclohexene-1-carboxylic-acid synthase produces the protein MSTDADSAAALAEACVAWLARAGVTDVVLAPGSRNAPLLLALWSAAPAGGPRLHTRIDERTAGFLALGLTKSGARAAVVTTSGTAVANLHPAVLEAVHSGIDLVVVSADRPARLRGTGANQTTDQVGIFSPFVTTHDLASVAALDAVPVTAAGPLHLNLQLDAPLVPAAPVGHATTEFVVETADSRQEWLVNGEPADLQKGPRTVVVAGDDAGPRARQLAEAAGWPLLAEPSSGARTGDHALRTYRLLLGTDLGARVERVVVLGRPSLSRPVTRLLEREDVEVLVVPCPGVWPPAPPGSTAIGAPRWVGDGPDDPAWLDEWRTADRALARRVDRFLAEQPALTPYDVAAATHAALPAGGLLVVGASSPIRDLDLVARPTPVGSRRKVIANRGLAGIDGTISTAVGAALGRQGSTRNLALMGDLTFLHDQTALVLGPDEPRPDLTIVVPNDDGGAIFSMLEQGAPEHAASFERLFGTPHGTDLASLCAAARVPHLRVTSRPELEQALASPNGGIEVVEAVVGRADRRQLDARIRSFATDPEE, from the coding sequence ATGAGCACCGACGCGGACAGCGCTGCGGCCCTCGCCGAGGCGTGCGTGGCCTGGCTGGCCCGCGCCGGCGTGACGGACGTCGTCCTCGCACCCGGGTCGCGCAACGCGCCGCTCCTCCTCGCGCTCTGGTCGGCCGCGCCGGCCGGCGGCCCGCGCCTGCACACGCGGATCGACGAGCGCACCGCGGGCTTCCTCGCGCTCGGGCTCACCAAGTCGGGCGCCCGGGCAGCGGTCGTCACCACGTCCGGCACCGCCGTCGCCAACCTCCACCCCGCCGTCCTCGAAGCGGTCCACTCCGGCATCGACCTCGTCGTGGTCTCCGCCGACCGGCCGGCCCGGCTCCGCGGCACCGGCGCCAACCAGACCACCGACCAGGTCGGCATCTTCAGCCCCTTCGTCACCACCCACGACCTCGCGTCGGTGGCCGCCCTCGACGCCGTCCCCGTCACCGCCGCCGGCCCGCTCCACCTCAACCTGCAGCTCGACGCGCCCCTCGTCCCCGCCGCTCCTGTTGGCCACGCAACTACCGAATTCGTCGTGGAAACGGCGGATTCACGACAAGAATGGTTGGTGAACGGCGAACCGGCCGACCTGCAGAAGGGGCCGCGGACGGTGGTGGTCGCCGGGGACGACGCCGGTCCCCGGGCGCGCCAGCTGGCCGAGGCAGCGGGCTGGCCGCTGCTGGCGGAGCCGAGCAGCGGCGCGCGCACGGGCGACCACGCGCTGCGCACCTACCGGCTCCTGCTCGGCACGGATCTCGGCGCGCGCGTCGAGCGGGTCGTCGTCCTCGGTCGGCCGAGCCTGTCGCGGCCGGTCACCCGGCTCCTCGAGCGCGAGGACGTCGAGGTGCTGGTCGTGCCCTGCCCCGGCGTCTGGCCGCCGGCGCCTCCCGGCTCGACCGCCATCGGCGCACCCCGCTGGGTCGGCGACGGGCCGGACGACCCCGCCTGGCTCGACGAGTGGCGTACGGCGGACCGCGCGCTGGCCCGCCGGGTCGACCGGTTCCTCGCGGAGCAGCCCGCCCTGACGCCGTACGACGTCGCGGCGGCCACGCACGCAGCGCTCCCCGCCGGCGGGTTGCTCGTCGTCGGCGCCTCGAGCCCGATCCGGGACCTCGACCTGGTGGCCCGGCCGACCCCGGTCGGCAGCCGGCGCAAGGTGATCGCCAACCGCGGGCTGGCCGGCATCGACGGCACCATCAGCACGGCCGTGGGCGCGGCGCTCGGCCGTCAGGGGTCGACCCGGAACCTCGCCCTGATGGGCGACCTGACCTTCCTGCACGACCAGACGGCGCTGGTCCTCGGCCCGGACGAGCCCCGTCCGGACCTGACGATCGTGGTGCCCAACGACGACGGCGGCGCGATCTTCTCGATGCTCGAGCAGGGCGCACCCGAGCACGCGGCCTCCTTCGAGCGGCTCTTCGGGACGCCCCACGGCACCGACCTCGCCAGCCTCTGCGCGGCGGCGCGGGTCCCGCACCTGAGGGTCACCTCGCGGCCCGAGCTGGAGCAGGCGCTCGCCTCGCCGAACGGCGGGATCGAGGTCGTCGAGGCGGTCGTCGGACGGGCCGACCGCCGGCAGCTGGACGCGCGGATCCGATCCTTCGCGACCGACCCGGAAGAATAG
- a CDS encoding Na+/H+ antiporter, whose translation MEIAFLLVAIAVVVLTVTALSERVEIPAPLTLVVVGVAASYVPGVPELRLEPEVVLLGLLPPLLYSAAVNTSLVDFNANRGPILLLSVGLVAFTTVGVGAVVKLVIPDLHWALALAIGAVVAPPDAVAATAIGRRIGLPRRVVTILEGESLLNDASALVALRTAVGALSATVAAWEVGLDFVIAAGGGAAIGGVVFLVVGFIRKKVTDPLLDTAISLVIPFASYIVAEEIHASGVVAVVVAGLLLGHVAPILQSAQSRIAERTNWRTIAYVLENTVFLLIGLQADWLLGEVGESEFGAGTIAIACAAALATCVVLRLLWVFAASGLLLRRGPEARTGEPMPMLWRSSFLIGWAGMRGVVTLAAAFTVPEDTEHREVLLIIAFAVVAGTLLGQGMTLPALARTLRVPGPDAQDDALARATLLQQAAKAGIKKLDALAAEDEDPLQVRDLIIQRIEQRNFAAWERLGTTADLESPSDLYARWRGAMIEEERRRVLEIRSTGKVPSEIVSEVLAMLDVEESMLDHAAAQRAEIRAAASRPIAGGCEHLQSTPLLDPPPALACAQCLADGTQWVALRMCLTCGTIGCCDSSPGRHATAHFRETQHPVIRSVEPGEDWRWCYVHHQTG comes from the coding sequence GTGGAGATCGCGTTCCTGCTCGTCGCCATTGCGGTCGTCGTCCTGACGGTCACCGCCCTGTCCGAGCGGGTCGAGATCCCCGCGCCCCTGACGCTGGTCGTCGTCGGCGTCGCGGCGTCGTACGTCCCGGGCGTGCCGGAGCTGCGGCTGGAGCCCGAGGTCGTGCTGCTGGGGCTGCTGCCACCGCTGCTCTACTCGGCCGCCGTCAACACGTCACTCGTCGACTTCAACGCCAACCGCGGACCGATCCTGCTGCTGTCGGTCGGGCTCGTCGCGTTCACGACCGTCGGCGTCGGAGCCGTGGTGAAGCTGGTCATCCCCGACCTGCACTGGGCGCTGGCGCTGGCCATCGGCGCCGTCGTGGCGCCGCCGGACGCCGTGGCCGCGACCGCGATCGGGCGCCGGATCGGCCTGCCGAGGCGGGTCGTGACGATCCTCGAGGGGGAGTCGCTGCTCAACGACGCCAGCGCGCTGGTGGCGCTGCGGACGGCCGTCGGCGCGCTCAGCGCGACGGTCGCGGCGTGGGAGGTCGGCCTCGACTTCGTGATCGCCGCCGGTGGTGGCGCCGCGATCGGCGGCGTGGTGTTCCTGGTGGTCGGCTTCATCCGCAAGAAGGTCACCGACCCGCTGCTCGACACCGCCATCTCGCTGGTGATCCCGTTCGCGTCGTACATCGTGGCCGAGGAGATCCACGCCTCCGGCGTGGTCGCGGTCGTCGTCGCGGGCCTGCTGCTCGGGCACGTCGCGCCCATCCTGCAGAGCGCGCAGTCGCGGATCGCCGAGCGCACCAACTGGCGCACCATCGCCTACGTCCTGGAGAACACCGTCTTCCTGCTGATCGGGCTGCAGGCCGACTGGCTGCTCGGCGAGGTCGGCGAGAGCGAGTTCGGGGCCGGCACCATCGCGATCGCCTGCGCGGCCGCCCTCGCCACCTGCGTGGTGCTGCGCCTCCTCTGGGTCTTCGCCGCCAGCGGACTGCTGCTGCGCCGTGGCCCCGAGGCCCGCACCGGTGAGCCGATGCCGATGCTGTGGCGCAGCTCCTTCCTCATCGGCTGGGCCGGCATGCGTGGCGTGGTCACCCTCGCCGCGGCGTTCACGGTCCCCGAGGACACCGAGCACCGCGAGGTGCTGCTGATCATCGCCTTCGCCGTCGTGGCGGGGACCCTGCTCGGCCAGGGCATGACCCTGCCCGCCCTCGCCCGCACCCTGCGGGTTCCGGGGCCCGACGCCCAGGACGACGCGCTCGCCCGCGCGACCCTGCTGCAGCAGGCGGCCAAGGCGGGCATCAAGAAGCTCGATGCCCTCGCGGCCGAGGACGAGGACCCGCTGCAGGTGCGGGACCTGATCATCCAGCGCATCGAGCAGCGCAACTTCGCCGCGTGGGAGCGGCTCGGCACGACCGCCGACCTCGAGAGCCCCAGCGACCTCTACGCCCGCTGGCGCGGCGCGATGATCGAGGAGGAGCGGCGCCGCGTGCTGGAGATCCGCTCCACCGGCAAGGTGCCGTCGGAGATCGTCAGCGAGGTGCTGGCGATGCTCGACGTCGAGGAGTCGATGCTCGACCACGCCGCCGCCCAGCGCGCGGAGATCAGGGCCGCCGCCAGCCGCCCCATCGCCGGCGGGTGCGAGCACCTGCAGTCCACGCCGCTGCTCGACCCGCCGCCCGCCCTCGCGTGCGCGCAGTGCCTCGCCGACGGGACCCAGTGGGTGGCGCTGCGGATGTGCCTGACCTGCGGGACGATCGGCTGCTGCGACTCCTCGCCGGGACGCCACGCCACTGCGCACTTCCGCGAGACCCAGCACCCGGTGATCCGTTCGGTGGAGCCGGGCGAGGACTGGCGCTGGTGCTACGTCCACCACCAGACCGGCTGA
- a CDS encoding MBL fold metallo-hydrolase, protein MRLTKFGHAAVRIEHDGTTLVLDPGMWSQRESVEGADAVLITHEHPDHYDADHLRATDAPIFTIAAVAAQIRESAPDVAERVRVVAPDETWSIGGIGVRAIGELHAVIHPDLPRFHNSGYLMTVGEESVFHPGDALTVPGVPVDVLLAPVCAPWMRASEGIDFARAVGAGRNVAIHDRVYSAEGLGIVDMQFGRLLGARGLDYVRLPDGSDL, encoded by the coding sequence ATGCGCCTGACCAAGTTCGGCCACGCCGCCGTCCGGATCGAGCACGACGGCACGACCCTGGTCCTGGACCCCGGCATGTGGAGCCAGCGCGAGTCGGTGGAGGGTGCCGACGCGGTGCTGATCACCCACGAGCACCCGGACCACTACGACGCCGACCACCTCCGCGCCACCGACGCCCCGATCTTCACGATCGCCGCCGTCGCGGCGCAGATCCGCGAGTCGGCACCCGACGTCGCGGAGCGGGTGCGCGTGGTCGCGCCCGACGAGACGTGGAGCATCGGCGGGATCGGCGTGCGCGCGATCGGCGAGCTGCACGCGGTGATCCACCCGGACCTGCCGCGCTTCCACAACAGCGGCTACCTGATGACGGTGGGGGAGGAGTCGGTCTTTCACCCGGGAGACGCCCTCACCGTTCCGGGCGTGCCGGTCGACGTACTCCTCGCGCCGGTGTGCGCACCGTGGATGCGGGCCAGCGAGGGCATCGACTTCGCCCGTGCCGTCGGCGCCGGTCGCAATGTCGCCATCCACGACCGCGTGTACTCCGCCGAGGGCCTCGGCATCGTCGACATGCAGTTCGGGCGGCTGCTCGGCGCCCGCGGGCTCGACTACGTCCGGCTCCCCGACGGCAGCGACCTGTAG
- a CDS encoding L,D-transpeptidase family protein codes for MNTKARIARRITLLTVIAAVCSVMAYGVGWAVRGESLPWEDSHPAAAQQRDDQPVAMPHEDGTATPSDDPSDDTSDDPSATPSDEPDPSEEPDPTKEPEPSKEPGPPPAGPALLSPGDKGPEVRDLQARLKQIDWFSGDVTDNYGDVTTEAVRGFQAKRGFQVTGEVDQRTLDRLHEMTRQPTKAELTNQPPPGDGGNTPGPLDARCTTGRVLCIDKSSRTLRWVVDGDVRKTVDVRFGSAELPTREGVFSIQRKSRDHVSTIYHTSMPFAMFFSGGQAVHYSPDFAARGYNGASHGCVNVRDHDAVAWLYDQVNVGDKVVIYWS; via the coding sequence ATGAACACCAAAGCCCGCATCGCCCGCCGGATCACCCTGCTCACCGTGATCGCGGCCGTCTGCTCCGTCATGGCGTACGGCGTCGGCTGGGCCGTGCGCGGCGAGTCACTGCCCTGGGAGGACTCGCACCCGGCGGCCGCCCAGCAGCGCGACGACCAGCCGGTGGCGATGCCCCACGAGGACGGCACGGCCACGCCGTCGGACGACCCGTCGGACGACACGTCCGACGACCCGTCGGCAACGCCGTCCGACGAGCCGGACCCGAGCGAGGAGCCCGACCCGACGAAGGAGCCCGAGCCGAGCAAGGAGCCCGGCCCGCCCCCGGCCGGCCCGGCGCTGCTGTCCCCCGGCGACAAGGGGCCGGAGGTCCGCGACCTCCAGGCGCGGCTGAAGCAGATCGACTGGTTCAGCGGCGACGTGACCGACAACTACGGCGACGTGACGACCGAGGCGGTGCGCGGCTTCCAGGCCAAGCGCGGCTTCCAGGTCACCGGCGAGGTCGACCAGCGCACGCTGGACCGGCTGCACGAGATGACCCGCCAGCCGACGAAGGCGGAGCTGACCAACCAGCCCCCTCCGGGCGACGGCGGCAACACCCCCGGCCCGCTCGACGCGCGCTGCACCACCGGCCGCGTGCTGTGCATCGACAAGTCCAGCCGCACGCTGCGCTGGGTCGTCGACGGCGACGTGCGCAAGACGGTCGACGTGCGCTTCGGCTCGGCCGAGCTGCCGACCCGCGAGGGCGTCTTCTCGATCCAGCGCAAGAGCCGCGACCACGTCTCGACGATCTACCACACGTCGATGCCGTTCGCGATGTTCTTCTCCGGCGGGCAGGCGGTGCACTACTCACCGGACTTCGCGGCCCGTGGCTACAACGGCGCCTCGCACGGGTGCGTCAACGTCCGTGACCACGACGCCGTGGCCTGGCTCTACGACCAGGTCAACGTCGGCGACAAGGTCGTCATCTACTGGAGCTGA
- a CDS encoding demethylmenaquinone methyltransferase, which produces MARAELDKQPADVRRMFDAVARRYDLTNDILSFGQDRRWRKEVLAAVDPSYGDRVLDLAAGTGTSSQPFQDAGATVIPCDFSVGMLQVGKQQLPHLPFTAGDGTRLPFRDDTFDAVTISFGLRNIVDPVAGLAEMRRVTRPGGRLVVCEFSHPTWAPWRTVYLEYLMKTLPAVARAVSSSPDAYVYLAESIRAWPDQAGLAEMIKDAGWTGAQWRNLSGGIVALHRATA; this is translated from the coding sequence GTGGCCCGCGCAGAGCTCGACAAGCAGCCCGCCGACGTCCGACGCATGTTCGATGCGGTCGCTCGGCGCTACGACCTGACCAACGACATCCTCTCGTTCGGGCAGGACCGGCGCTGGCGCAAGGAGGTGCTGGCCGCCGTCGACCCGTCGTACGGCGACCGCGTGCTCGACCTCGCGGCCGGGACCGGTACGTCGAGCCAGCCCTTCCAGGACGCCGGCGCGACCGTCATCCCGTGCGACTTCTCCGTCGGCATGCTGCAGGTCGGCAAGCAGCAGCTGCCGCACCTGCCGTTCACCGCGGGCGACGGCACCAGGCTGCCCTTCCGTGACGACACCTTCGACGCGGTCACGATCTCCTTCGGCCTGCGCAACATCGTCGACCCGGTCGCGGGCCTCGCGGAGATGCGCCGGGTCACCCGGCCGGGCGGCCGGCTGGTCGTGTGCGAGTTCAGCCACCCGACCTGGGCGCCGTGGCGCACGGTCTACCTCGAGTACCTCATGAAGACGCTCCCCGCCGTGGCGCGCGCCGTCTCCTCGTCGCCGGACGCCTACGTGTACCTCGCCGAGTCGATCCGCGCCTGGCCCGACCAGGCGGGACTCGCGGAGATGATCAAGGACGCCGGCTGGACCGGCGCGCAGTGGCGCAACCTCTCCGGCGGCATCGTCGCCCTGCACCGCGCGACCGCCTGA
- a CDS encoding NADH-quinone oxidoreductase subunit A, whose protein sequence is MELYTPVLVLAALAALFAVGSVAMSTMVGPRRYNRAKMDSYECGIEPTPQALSGRFPVKYYITAMLFIVFDIEIIFLYPWAMQLDNMAWFGLVEMVLFIATVFVAYAYVWRRGGLDWD, encoded by the coding sequence GTGGAGCTCTACACACCGGTCCTGGTGCTCGCCGCTCTCGCCGCGTTGTTCGCGGTCGGCTCGGTCGCGATGAGCACGATGGTGGGCCCGCGCCGCTACAACCGCGCGAAGATGGACTCCTACGAGTGCGGCATCGAGCCGACGCCGCAGGCCCTCAGTGGCCGCTTCCCGGTGAAGTACTACATCACCGCGATGCTCTTCATCGTCTTCGACATCGAGATCATCTTCCTCTACCCGTGGGCCATGCAGCTGGACAACATGGCGTGGTTCGGGCTGGTCGAGATGGTCCTCTTCATCGCCACTGTCTTCGTCGCCTACGCCTACGTGTGGCGTCGCGGCGGGCTCGACTGGGACTGA
- a CDS encoding NuoB/complex I 20 kDa subunit family protein, with protein sequence MGIEEKLPSGVLLSTVEGLAGYMRKASFWPATFGLACCAIEMMTSGGPKYDLARFGMEVFRASPRQADLMIVAGRVSQKMAPVLRQIYDQMAEPKWVLAMGVCASSGGMFNNYAIVQGVDHVVPVDMYLPGCPPRPEMLIDAILKLHDKVQHDTPFGKNREAQIRELEAEALVTLPTGDQRGLLR encoded by the coding sequence ATGGGTATCGAGGAGAAGCTCCCCAGCGGAGTCCTGCTGAGCACGGTCGAGGGCCTGGCCGGCTACATGCGCAAGGCCAGCTTCTGGCCGGCGACCTTCGGCCTGGCCTGCTGCGCCATCGAGATGATGACCAGCGGCGGCCCCAAGTACGACCTCGCCCGCTTCGGCATGGAGGTCTTCCGCGCCAGCCCCCGCCAGGCCGACCTGATGATCGTCGCCGGCCGGGTGAGCCAGAAGATGGCCCCGGTGCTGCGCCAGATCTACGACCAGATGGCCGAGCCCAAGTGGGTGCTCGCGATGGGCGTGTGCGCCAGCAGCGGCGGCATGTTCAACAACTACGCGATCGTCCAGGGCGTCGACCACGTCGTCCCCGTCGACATGTACCTCCCCGGCTGCCCGCCGCGGCCGGAGATGCTGATCGACGCGATCCTCAAGCTGCACGACAAGGTCCAGCACGACACCCCCTTCGGCAAGAACCGCGAGGCCCAGATCCGCGAGCTCGAGGCCGAGGCCCTCGTCACGCTGCCGACCGGCGACCAGCGAGGACTCCTCCGATGA